A single genomic interval of Aliiroseovarius sediminilitoris harbors:
- a CDS encoding DUF1636 family protein: MGIPRHRITICTSCRHRGATCSPGYDLIKRLRAAIDAAGDAISEEFEVSGVACMAGCLHPCTIAYHSTRKATYLFGDIEPDQDIDDLVAFARQYAGLGDGWCSSAERPGKLGKHTLARIPAMVLALEDSEVRQS; the protein is encoded by the coding sequence ATGGGCATACCACGTCACAGAATAACCATCTGCACATCTTGCAGACATAGGGGCGCAACCTGTAGTCCTGGTTATGATCTGATCAAACGATTGCGTGCCGCCATTGACGCGGCAGGAGACGCGATCAGCGAAGAATTTGAGGTCTCGGGCGTCGCCTGCATGGCGGGGTGCTTGCATCCCTGCACAATAGCTTATCACAGCACGCGCAAGGCAACCTATCTGTTCGGGGATATCGAACCAGATCAGGACATTGACGATCTTGTCGCATTTGCCCGGCAATATGCAGGTCTGGGGGATGGATGGTGTTCATCGGCCGAAAGGCCCGGTAAGTTGGGCAAACATACGCTGGCGCGAATTCCGGCAATGGTGCTTGCTTTGGAAGACAGCGAGGTGCGCCAGTCATGA
- a CDS encoding ABC transporter ATP-binding protein has product MNAASLIADNISWAPHKSLPRLLHPVSFKVESGQVLGVVGPNGAGKSTLLRLIYHYQRPTSGRILVDGKDIWSLPSRAAARKVAAVLQEQPGAFGLTVRDIVTLGRTPHRQGFSTPGAHDAEIVDAAIGRMDLQNLAFRDVGTLSGGERQRVMVARALAQQPQVLVMDEPTNHLDIRHQLEILSLIRTLGLTIVVSLHDLNMAAGVCDAVLLLENGHCKGFGLPEDVLNEHLVSQTFRVKAHRETLSLSQTRHLSFQLPD; this is encoded by the coding sequence ATGAACGCCGCAAGTCTTATTGCCGACAATATCAGCTGGGCACCGCACAAATCTCTTCCACGTCTCCTTCATCCCGTCAGTTTCAAGGTTGAGTCTGGGCAGGTGCTGGGGGTGGTTGGTCCGAATGGTGCTGGCAAATCCACACTGTTGCGCTTGATCTACCACTATCAACGACCGACATCCGGGCGCATCCTTGTGGATGGCAAAGATATCTGGTCTTTGCCATCTCGGGCTGCGGCTCGCAAGGTTGCCGCTGTTTTGCAAGAACAACCCGGCGCATTCGGTCTGACCGTCCGCGACATTGTCACTCTGGGGCGCACACCGCATCGTCAGGGGTTTTCGACCCCGGGTGCGCATGACGCCGAGATTGTCGATGCTGCCATAGGCCGGATGGACCTTCAGAATTTGGCATTCAGGGATGTTGGCACATTATCTGGCGGTGAACGTCAACGGGTCATGGTCGCGCGCGCGTTGGCGCAACAGCCACAGGTTCTGGTTATGGACGAACCAACCAACCACCTCGACATTCGCCATCAGCTTGAGATCCTGTCCTTGATCCGCACCCTTGGCCTTACAATTGTCGTGTCTTTGCATGACCTTAACATGGCGGCCGGAGTTTGTGATGCAGTTCTGTTGCTTGAGAACGGACATTGTAAGGGCTTCGGCCTTCCCGAAGACGTCCTGAACGAACATCTGGTGTCGCAGACATTTCGCGTCAAGGCACACCGCGAAACCCTCAGCCTCAGCCAAACCCGGCACCTGTCTTTCCAGCTTCCCGATTAA
- a CDS encoding FecCD family ABC transporter permease encodes MIAKAAAIPKTSFRFVIGAGLVLLLFSLSVAISVGAISVPLSTVWGVLINKIAPDTIAQNWPAGHEAIVWDIRFPRAILAGLVGAGLAMVGGSLQAVTRNPLADPHLLGISAGGAFGAILALLHTGMFLGTLTVPLFAFFGALGATLLVLTVSQIASATSADRLILAGVAVSFIVMSLANVLIFLGDPRATHTVVFWMLGGLGLAQWGQLIYPLVILVLCGSYLWLKARSLNAMTIGDETASTLGIPVARFRLMIFAMGALITGVMVAFSGIIGFVGLMVPHIVRLLAGGDYTRVLPASALFGAIYLLWSDIIARTVLAPDDLPIGIVTGLIGGVFFVWLLRRRTG; translated from the coding sequence ATGATCGCGAAGGCAGCCGCAATCCCTAAAACCAGTTTCCGCTTCGTAATAGGGGCTGGGCTGGTTCTGCTGCTCTTTTCGCTTTCTGTGGCCATAAGTGTAGGGGCCATATCGGTGCCCTTATCAACCGTTTGGGGTGTCTTGATCAACAAGATCGCCCCGGATACCATCGCCCAAAACTGGCCCGCCGGACACGAGGCTATCGTCTGGGACATTCGCTTTCCCCGCGCAATTCTTGCTGGTCTCGTCGGGGCAGGCCTGGCCATGGTCGGAGGCAGCCTTCAGGCTGTCACGCGCAACCCACTCGCCGATCCTCATTTGCTGGGCATATCTGCCGGCGGGGCTTTCGGGGCCATTCTGGCGCTTTTGCACACCGGCATGTTTCTGGGCACTCTGACGGTGCCTTTGTTCGCCTTTTTTGGTGCGCTTGGCGCGACACTTTTGGTTCTGACGGTGTCACAGATTGCCTCGGCCACAAGTGCCGATCGCCTGATCCTGGCTGGGGTGGCAGTGTCATTCATCGTCATGTCGCTTGCAAATGTGCTGATCTTTCTGGGGGATCCCCGTGCGACGCACACGGTTGTCTTCTGGATGCTGGGTGGCTTGGGTCTGGCCCAATGGGGACAGTTGATCTATCCGCTGGTGATCTTGGTGCTGTGCGGCTCATATCTTTGGCTGAAAGCCCGCAGTCTGAACGCAATGACCATCGGTGATGAAACCGCATCGACCCTTGGCATCCCGGTGGCGCGGTTCAGGTTGATGATTTTTGCCATGGGTGCGCTGATCACGGGCGTTATGGTCGCATTCTCGGGCATCATCGGCTTTGTTGGCCTGATGGTTCCGCATATTGTTCGCCTTCTGGCCGGAGGGGATTATACCCGTGTTCTGCCAGCATCCGCATTGTTCGGTGCCATTTATCTTTTGTGGTCGGACATCATCGCCCGCACGGTATTGGCCCCGGACGACCTGCCAATTGGCATTGTTACCGGGCTGATTGGTGGCGTGTTTTTTGTTTGGCTACTCAGACGGCGGACCGGTTGA
- a CDS encoding ABC transporter substrate-binding protein translates to MTYSSTVFCALLALTSTSAFAQATVQSCNREVTFDEPPKAAISNDVNLTEMMLVLGLADRMVGYTGISGWKTLDASMTAGIEELPELSSKYPSKEVLIGAGADFFFAGWNYGMKVGGEVTPESLEPFGINVYELTESCIHIGEKAAASMDDMYDDLLNLGKIFDVKEKAVDLVEGYRAELESYTAGLSLLDEAPRVFVYDSGEDAPFTAGRYAMPNALIEAAGGTNIMNDLEKSWSTVGWEAVVERNPEIIVIVNYGEVTAEEKRNFMMSNPAFADLDAVKNDRFVSLEYVEATPGPRNVQAVKKLASAFRVE, encoded by the coding sequence ATGACGTATTCTTCGACCGTGTTCTGTGCCTTGCTGGCATTAACGTCGACAAGCGCCTTTGCGCAAGCAACCGTGCAAAGCTGCAATCGCGAGGTGACATTTGACGAACCCCCCAAAGCGGCAATCTCAAACGACGTCAACCTGACTGAAATGATGCTGGTTCTGGGGCTGGCAGATCGCATGGTCGGTTATACCGGCATTTCCGGGTGGAAGACGTTGGATGCCTCCATGACCGCGGGCATAGAGGAACTTCCCGAGTTGTCCTCCAAATACCCGAGCAAAGAGGTCCTCATCGGCGCAGGGGCTGATTTCTTCTTCGCGGGCTGGAATTATGGCATGAAGGTCGGCGGCGAAGTCACGCCTGAATCGCTCGAACCGTTTGGTATCAATGTCTACGAACTGACCGAAAGCTGCATCCATATCGGCGAAAAAGCCGCAGCCAGCATGGATGATATGTACGATGACTTATTGAACCTTGGCAAAATCTTTGACGTCAAGGAAAAAGCCGTTGATCTGGTCGAAGGCTATCGCGCCGAACTGGAGAGCTATACCGCAGGTCTGTCACTGTTGGACGAAGCGCCGCGTGTCTTCGTCTATGACAGTGGCGAAGACGCGCCCTTTACGGCGGGTCGCTATGCCATGCCAAATGCCCTGATCGAGGCCGCGGGCGGCACCAATATCATGAACGATCTCGAAAAAAGCTGGTCTACGGTGGGTTGGGAAGCTGTGGTTGAGCGCAACCCGGAAATCATCGTGATTGTAAATTACGGCGAAGTGACCGCCGAAGAGAAGCGTAACTTCATGATGTCAAACCCGGCCTTTGCCGATCTGGACGCCGTTAAAAACGACCGTTTCGTCAGTCTGGAATATGTCGAAGCCACGCCGGGGCCGCGCAATGTTCAGGCCGTGAAAAAGCTCGCCTCGGCATTCAGGGTCGAATGA